The window TCACCATGTCCTGAAGGTCGTAGCCCGGGTCACTCATCTGGTTGTCGTAGTGAGTGAGCTCCATGAACACGATCACGTCCATCGGTCCGATCTTCACGCGGCCGTTGCTATCGAGGTAAGGCTTGAGGAAGCTTTCCAGCGACGGGGCATTGTACTGCGGGACGTTCGAGGGAGGGACGTCGCCATTGACCAGCGTGCGGACGTTCTGGGTGCCGCTCTGGGAGTTGAAGTAGGGGCCCCAAGCATTGTTATACTTGTACTTGCCGCCGAAGCGGAGGCGCTTGTTCTTCTGCACCAGCTGGGTTTTGACGATCTTGCTCGGCTGCACGTTGGTGTTCGTGCCGTAGAAGATTTCGTTGTAGGTGCCGCCATCGTAGCTGAATTCCGCGCGGGTCGGCACGAAGGTGTAGCTATTACCAGAAGCGACGGTAACGCCGGCACCGAGGATGCGGATGTCGACGTAGAGGTCCTCGGTGGGATTGACCGTGTTTCCTCCCTCAATGTCCGTGTAATCCTGGACGATCGAAGGGTAGGTGATGGCCCACTTCAAGTTGGGCTTGGTTCCCGGTTGGACGATCACCGGGGTGGCGGTCAGCGTGCCCGTCGGGATCGAGGGCTCGGTGGATTGCGCGTGCGCAACAGGTGCGCAGCAAGCGAGGGCGGCTACCGCAAGGGCAGCGCATCGGCTGGTTTTCATGGCTGGGTGTGTTAGGGTGACAGGTGCAGGTGACCTCTAGGGCTCTTCCGGTTCCATGGGCGTGGGACAGACCATGGGGAAGTGAAGGCTCGGCGAGAGATCCGGGCACGGGTATGCCTTGTGTGGGACGGCACGCCCGTATCCGCTCGGGACAGAGAGTCCCTCGCCTTGTCTTCTCCGTAGGCTGGGGCGAACCCCGGCTTTCCGGACCGTATCAGTCGATGTAAGGTGGCGACGGGGTCGCCCGTGTTTTCTAACCAGGGAACCGGCGGTGCCTTGCGGCAGAGAACCGGATCCCGCATTCGTTTACCCGACCCAGCCGTTCCGCCCATCCGCGAGCGGACGGCTTGAGCAAACCATGGGAAGGGAAATGAGATGCTTCATGTGCTGTTTTCTTTTTTGAAAAAGCGCTGTGTGACTGGGGAGTCGCGAAGGAGAATGTACAATTAAGTAATCCAAACAAGGCGGCAGTTCTTGAATTTTTAGCGGTTCTTAGCACCTTTCGTCAATTTAGCGCTAAGGCGCTAATCCCTGATTTCCACGCTTCCGTTGCTTTCGGCGCTCCCTTTGCATGACGGGCTCGGCAAAGGAATCTTGCCGAGCCGGTGCGTAGTGGCGCGTAGTTCATTCATCGTCTAATCCCGTCATGCTGCTTGCCCGATTGATCGCGTTCACGTTCTTGCTTTGCTGCTTCCCCGTCTTGGGGGCGAATCCGTTTTTCGCGATGGACACCGGAATCACCGGCGAACCGGTGAAGGTGGCAGAGACGCTGGATGCGTTGGGATACGATGGCCTGGGGGGAAGCGGCTATCAGGTGACGCCGGTGAAGGACGAACTCGCGAAACGCGCGATGCGCTTGTGGAACGTTTACCTCACGCTCGACTTCGCCCCGGGAAAGTCAGCGCTGACGCCGGAGCTGAAGAAATTGATCGAGGACCTGCGTGGTCACGATACCGCGCTGTGGATCGGCATTCACAAGGTGACGGGTGGCGAGGCCGCTGCGATCGCGGGCTTGCGCGAGATCGCGGACCAGGCGGCGCCCGCGGGGGTGAAGGTCTCGCTCTATCCCCACACGGGCCAATGGCTGGAGCGGTTTCCTGAGGCCGCCCGCCTGGCTGGAACGGTGGATCGGAAGAATGTGGGAGCCACCTTCAATCTCTGCCACTGGCTGAAGGTGGAGGGCGATGTCGATCCGATTCCGGTGATCAAGCGCGAGGTCGCACGACTTCAATTCGTGACCATTAATGGTGCCGATGGCGGGGATACGAAGGCAATGGGTTGGGATCGCTTGATCCAGCCGCTGGGGCAGGGGACTTACGACACCGCGGGCTTCGTGCGCCGATTGCAGGAGGACGCGAAATGGAACGGGCCGGTCGGCTTGCAGGCTTACGGCGTGAAAGGCGACCGGCAGGAAAACCTGAGCCGCTCGATGGCCGCGTGGCGTGAAATGAATGATCTGTTAGATGGCAAGATCCTGTGCGGCTATCAGGGCTGGTTTCGCTGCGGTGAGGATGGATCCAACAACGGCTGGCACCATTACGCGGTGAATGGGAAGTTCGAGCCGGGCTCTTCCGCGATCGAGATGTGGCCGGACATGAGCGAGCTCGGACCGGGCGAACGCCACGCCACAGCATTCCGCCATGCCGATGGTTCGGTGGCGGAGGTTTTCAGTTCGGTGCATCCGGATACGACGCGCCGGCACTTCAGCTGGATGCGCGAGTACGGGATCGATGGTGTCTTCCTGCAGCGCTTCGCGACGAGCACGCGCGATCCGCGGTCCCGCGGTGCGATGGATCAGGTGCTGGCCCACGTCCGCGATTCCGCAAAGGCCGAGGGGCGTGAGTGGGCGCTGATGTATGATCTCACCGGCCTGAAGACCGAGGACTTTCCGCGGGTGATGGAGGATTGGCAGCAGCTGAAGGTGGGAAGCGATCCCGCGTATCTCCATCATCGCCGCAAGCCGCTGGTGTCGCTGTGGGGACTGGGCTTCAATGATCGTCCGCCTTCGTTGCCCGAGTGGGAGAAGCTGATCCGCTTTTTCAAGTCGGAGGGCTTTTCGGTGATGCTCGGGGTGCCATGTTATTGGCGCACGCTGGAACGCGATTCGATCCATGATGCGAAGCTGCACGAACTGATCGCGATGGCGGACATCGTGAGCCCGTGGGCGGTGGGCCGCTTCGGCACGCCGCAGGATGCGGCGGCGAGGAAGAAGGATCTGTTAGAGCCGGATCTCGCGTGGTGCCGCGAGCGCGGGGTGGATTACTTTCCGGTGATCTTTCCTGGCTTCAGCTGGCAGAACCTGGAGAAGAGCCGGGGCCGTGAGGCGAAGTTCGAGGCGATCCCGCGGCTCGGCGGGAAATTTCTCTGGAGCCAGGCCATCGCCGCCCGGCAGGCGGGAGCCCGGTCGCTATACGTGGCGATGTTCGACGAGATGGACGAGGGCACGGCGATCTTCAAGACGTCCACCAATCCGCCGGTGGGAGACAGCCGGTTCATCGCCGAGCCGGGCTTGAAGTCGGATCACTACCTCTGGCTGACCGGTGAAATCGGGAAGATGCTGCGCGGGAAGATCCCGGTGACGGAGGGATTGCCGGCACGCTGAGATCATACCTATCTTTGAGGATGACGTGGCTGGGCGAACTCATCGTGGACATCCTCGTTCGTCCAATCCTTGAAACCGTCATCGGCGGTCTCTTCTACCTCACGGGAATGGTATTCCTGAAGATAGTGACGGTGGGACAGGTCGATCTCGCCCCGCTGGATACACTGCATGCAACAAACCGGACGCCGAAAGGAGAGCGGGACTGGAGCATCTGGCTCTGCCGGCCGGGCAAGCGCAGCGCTCTCAAGGCGGAATGGGTGATTGTCGCCGGCGTTGTCGTTTGGGGCGTGACCGGACTGTGTATCTATCAGGCAACGAAGGACCGCGATCCGCGGGAGAAATTAGTTGTGCCATCCGTTGCGGAGTAGAACGACGCTTGGCCGCTTGCTTGAGCCCACTCCGCCCGCTTTCCTCCCGCCGATGAAAATCGTGGTGCTGACGGGAGCCGGGATCTCCGCGGAATCGGGCGTGCCGACGTTCCGTGGCAGCGATGGCTTGTGGGAGGGGCACCGGGTGGAGGATGTTGCTTCGCCAGAAGGTTTCGCCCGCGATCCACAGCTGGTGCACACGTTCTACAATGGCCGGCGCCGGAAGTTGCTGGAAGTGGAGCCGAATCCTGCACACCGCGCGCTCGCGAAGCTTGCCCGGGTTCGCGGCGTGGATCTGACCCTAGTCACGCAGAACATCGATGACCTGCACGAGCGCGCCGGCTCGGAGGAGGTGCTGCACATGCACGGCGAGCTGCTGAAGGCACGCTGCAACGAATGTGGTGTGGTCATTCCCTGCCGCGAGGATCTCAGCCGTGCTTCGATCTGTCCGGCGTGCAAGGGGATCGACTGCATGCGGCCGCACGTGGTGTGGTTCGGTGAGGTTC is drawn from Luteolibacter sp. Y139 and contains these coding sequences:
- a CDS encoding TIM barrel protein, translating into MLLARLIAFTFLLCCFPVLGANPFFAMDTGITGEPVKVAETLDALGYDGLGGSGYQVTPVKDELAKRAMRLWNVYLTLDFAPGKSALTPELKKLIEDLRGHDTALWIGIHKVTGGEAAAIAGLREIADQAAPAGVKVSLYPHTGQWLERFPEAARLAGTVDRKNVGATFNLCHWLKVEGDVDPIPVIKREVARLQFVTINGADGGDTKAMGWDRLIQPLGQGTYDTAGFVRRLQEDAKWNGPVGLQAYGVKGDRQENLSRSMAAWREMNDLLDGKILCGYQGWFRCGEDGSNNGWHHYAVNGKFEPGSSAIEMWPDMSELGPGERHATAFRHADGSVAEVFSSVHPDTTRRHFSWMREYGIDGVFLQRFATSTRDPRSRGAMDQVLAHVRDSAKAEGREWALMYDLTGLKTEDFPRVMEDWQQLKVGSDPAYLHHRRKPLVSLWGLGFNDRPPSLPEWEKLIRFFKSEGFSVMLGVPCYWRTLERDSIHDAKLHELIAMADIVSPWAVGRFGTPQDAAARKKDLLEPDLAWCRERGVDYFPVIFPGFSWQNLEKSRGREAKFEAIPRLGGKFLWSQAIAARQAGARSLYVAMFDEMDEGTAIFKTSTNPPVGDSRFIAEPGLKSDHYLWLTGEIGKMLRGKIPVTEGLPAR
- a CDS encoding NAD-dependent deacylase, with product MKIVVLTGAGISAESGVPTFRGSDGLWEGHRVEDVASPEGFARDPQLVHTFYNGRRRKLLEVEPNPAHRALAKLARVRGVDLTLVTQNIDDLHERAGSEEVLHMHGELLKARCNECGVVIPCREDLSRASICPACKGIDCMRPHVVWFGEVPFGLDEIAAAISSSDRFVAIGTSGRVYPAASFVSWARQAGVSTLELNLEESAASGVFHESRRGRAGEIVPLWVEEVISSVNQRS